Proteins from one uncultured Cohaesibacter sp. genomic window:
- a CDS encoding proline/glycine betaine ABC transporter permease, translated as MADASWLTSFPQLSRMELLTIRKTLDGAYKAFSREYGDAIESIFHPILAFLVWFEKLLINTPWPIIILVIGAIVYFASRSWKLLTGVVIALLLVGFFGMWEDTMSTLSMITVCTLISIVLGIPIGIGMARSDRFQKVMMPILDVMQTMPAFVYLIPVVMLLGIGKIPGLISVVIYAIPPVIRLTNLGIRLVDAEVLEAATAFGANGRQRLFNVQIPLAMPNIMAGINQTIMMALAMVVVASMIGVKGLGQPVLKSIQNQYFTLGLFNGLAIVALAIIFDRVSQAYAKRSQKHMKGAHS; from the coding sequence ATGGCGGATGCGTCATGGTTAACCTCATTCCCCCAGCTGAGCCGAATGGAGCTGCTGACTATCCGTAAGACGCTTGATGGCGCTTACAAGGCATTCTCTCGAGAATATGGCGATGCGATTGAAAGCATCTTTCATCCCATTCTGGCCTTTCTCGTATGGTTTGAAAAACTGCTGATCAATACACCCTGGCCGATCATCATTCTGGTGATTGGGGCGATTGTCTATTTCGCCAGTCGATCCTGGAAATTGCTGACCGGTGTCGTGATTGCCCTTCTGCTGGTCGGCTTTTTCGGCATGTGGGAAGACACCATGTCGACCCTTTCGATGATCACGGTTTGCACGCTGATTTCCATTGTTCTGGGCATTCCCATCGGCATTGGCATGGCTAGGTCTGACCGGTTCCAGAAGGTCATGATGCCTATCCTCGATGTCATGCAGACCATGCCGGCCTTTGTCTATCTCATTCCGGTGGTCATGCTGTTGGGCATCGGCAAGATTCCGGGGCTGATTTCCGTCGTCATCTACGCCATTCCGCCAGTGATCCGCCTGACCAATCTGGGCATCAGGTTGGTGGATGCTGAAGTGCTGGAAGCGGCCACCGCCTTTGGCGCCAATGGGCGACAGCGTCTGTTCAACGTACAGATCCCGCTTGCCATGCCCAACATCATGGCGGGCATCAACCAGACCATCATGATGGCACTGGCCATGGTTGTCGTGGCGTCAATGATCGGCGTGAAGGGCCTCGGTCAGCCGGTGTTGAAATCCATTCAGAACCAGTATTTCACGCTTGGTCTGTTTAACGGTCTGGCCATTGTCGCATTGGCCATCATTTTTGACCGCGTGTCTCAGGCATACGCCAAGCGAAGCCAGAAGCACATGAAAGGAGCCCATTCATGA
- a CDS encoding ABC transporter substrate-binding protein — MKRLLIAALMISGSALSAQAADDCGKVTIADMNWNSATLIGNIDRFVLEYGFGCDAEMVPGDTMPTGASMTEKGEPDIAPEFWANSMREAVDKGVEEGRLAIAGKSLSDGGEEGFWVPNYMVEKDSSLATIEGIKANAALFEHPEDPEKSAFYGCPAGWNCQITSGNLFRALKLEDAGFEIVDPGSGAGLASSIAKAYERGEPWFGYYWAPTAILGKYKMTKVDFGSGVDEEHYKACTSQADCLEPKVTMYPPSPVRAVTTGEFAKAHPDIMDFLGKLSFKNSEMNELLAWMEENQADGEFAAIYFLQNYEDMWSKWLPEDVAAKVKDAVAGM, encoded by the coding sequence ATGAAACGCCTACTGATCGCTGCCCTGATGATATCTGGCTCGGCCCTATCCGCTCAGGCCGCTGATGACTGCGGCAAAGTCACCATCGCTGACATGAACTGGAACTCGGCCACGCTGATTGGCAACATTGATCGCTTCGTTCTGGAATATGGCTTCGGCTGTGATGCCGAGATGGTTCCTGGCGATACTATGCCAACCGGCGCATCCATGACCGAAAAGGGCGAACCCGATATCGCCCCGGAATTCTGGGCCAACTCCATGCGAGAGGCCGTTGACAAGGGGGTCGAAGAGGGACGTCTGGCCATTGCCGGCAAGTCCCTGTCCGATGGTGGTGAAGAAGGCTTCTGGGTCCCGAACTATATGGTCGAGAAAGACTCAAGCCTTGCAACCATTGAAGGCATCAAGGCAAATGCAGCGCTGTTCGAGCATCCTGAAGACCCCGAGAAAAGCGCCTTTTATGGCTGCCCGGCTGGCTGGAACTGCCAGATCACATCCGGCAACCTCTTTCGTGCTCTGAAACTGGAAGATGCCGGTTTTGAAATCGTGGATCCGGGTTCGGGCGCAGGCCTTGCCAGTTCCATTGCCAAGGCTTACGAGCGCGGCGAACCATGGTTCGGCTATTATTGGGCCCCAACCGCCATTCTCGGCAAATATAAGATGACCAAGGTTGATTTCGGTTCCGGTGTTGATGAAGAGCATTACAAGGCCTGTACCTCTCAGGCAGATTGCCTTGAGCCGAAAGTGACCATGTATCCGCCGTCTCCTGTGCGTGCTGTTACCACGGGCGAATTTGCCAAGGCTCATCCTGATATCATGGATTTCCTCGGCAAGCTCTCCTTCAAGAACAGCGAAATGAACGAACTGCTCGCCTGGATGGAAGAGAATCAGGCTGATGGTGAGTTCGCCGCTATCTATTTCCTGCAGAATTATGAAGACATGTGGAGCAAGTGGCTGCCAGAAGACGTGGCTGCCAAGGTGAAAGACGCCGTAGCTGGCATGTAA
- a CDS encoding DUF2336 domain-containing protein has protein sequence MLDNITDLAREKSSDKRRELLGRVADLFFDGAENHTEQGTLIFRDIVLKMLNDVSVEGRAEFADRVATEQRLPNEVALKMAHDDVSVAGPMLQHSPVLTDDDFVQLSQTLPETHLESIAQREHLSGTVTDALIENGTRAVWHKVTQNKSAEITSKGFNTLVTKADGDAVLQANLCSRPDITEDAAKRLLPLLPPEGKAQLAQLFQDNEKAANELVDRARKAAQDQKIVGRQKRLEAKIVIADVRDGKLDKSDALCMLVETNRGPDIVMFLAAMADMDEPIVSNALYQTNDEPISLLCKSIGITSGAFGKLMGLKADKLNKGLAETGRTVAFYKDLDVSSAQRAMRFVSMRKNMGTTKAG, from the coding sequence ATGTTGGATAATATTACAGACCTCGCCAGAGAGAAATCGAGCGACAAAAGACGTGAACTGCTCGGTCGAGTGGCGGATCTGTTCTTCGATGGTGCCGAAAACCACACCGAGCAGGGAACGCTAATCTTTAGAGATATCGTTCTGAAGATGCTCAATGACGTCAGCGTCGAAGGACGAGCCGAGTTTGCGGATCGGGTAGCCACGGAACAAAGGCTGCCCAATGAGGTCGCTCTCAAGATGGCTCATGATGATGTGTCCGTTGCAGGGCCGATGCTCCAGCATAGTCCCGTTCTTACCGACGATGACTTTGTGCAACTGAGCCAGACCCTGCCGGAAACCCATCTGGAAAGCATCGCCCAGCGCGAGCATCTCAGTGGCACCGTGACTGATGCTCTCATCGAGAATGGAACGCGCGCTGTCTGGCACAAGGTCACACAAAACAAGAGCGCGGAGATCACATCCAAGGGCTTTAATACCCTGGTGACCAAGGCCGATGGCGACGCAGTGTTGCAAGCCAACCTTTGCTCGCGACCGGACATTACAGAAGATGCCGCCAAGCGTCTGCTGCCGTTGCTTCCTCCGGAAGGGAAAGCGCAGCTCGCCCAATTGTTCCAAGATAATGAAAAGGCTGCGAATGAGCTGGTGGACCGGGCAAGAAAGGCGGCTCAGGATCAAAAGATCGTTGGTCGCCAGAAGCGGCTCGAAGCCAAGATCGTGATTGCGGATGTCAGAGATGGCAAGCTGGATAAATCAGATGCTCTATGCATGCTGGTTGAAACCAACCGCGGGCCGGATATCGTGATGTTCCTGGCGGCCATGGCCGATATGGATGAGCCGATCGTATCCAATGCCCTTTATCAAACCAACGACGAGCCGATCAGCCTGTTGTGCAAATCCATTGGCATCACCAGTGGGGCATTTGGCAAACTGATGGGGTTGAAGGCAGACAAACTCAACAAGGGCCTCGCAGAAACCGGTCGGACAGTCGCCTTCTATAAGGATCTTGATGTCTCATCGGCTCAGCGCGCCATGCGGTTTGTTTCCATGCGCAAAAATATGGGCACAACGAAAGCGGGCTGA